CATTCCATACTGCTGCAGAGTTCGTAGTAAAACCGAAAAATCCCTTAATGTGCATCATTGCAGCACTGGAATACAATCAAGGTGAAATGCATCATGCATAGAAAATGAGCTCAGGTATTTGTCCTCCTTGTACTCCGGTTCCATTAGTACTGTCCGAGGAGCACTGGAACTGGAACGTCACTTTCCCGCACTGCACTTCAGTCATTCCCTCTTGTCCAAAGTAACTGAGTTCGTTACCATCAAGAATAGCACTTACATTGTAAAACGTGTCTTGCTCAACCTGCACAGGGTGTTCAAACCACACAGAGAAGGTGTTACTGGAGCCGTCGGAGGTAAACTTTGTCAGATTTTGAGCAAGGACAACGCCTAAGCGCTTCAGTTCGATTTTGACGCTGTATTCAGCTTTGCCACAGCTTGACCCATACAATCCCAGTCCTGCTATAAATATCCGTTTGTCTACGGCAAACTGAATACTGTCACATCGCCCCCGGTACCTCCACTGATTGCTGCGATATGCAGACGACTGAAACCGATGGCAGCGCTGAGGCACGAGTCCTTTTCTTTTCGTCAGGGGGAACTCTAATTTGGGTTTATTTGCGGCCGTGTACCAAAGGAATATGTTGTGAGTCTCCTCAAGGGTGAGGATGTCGGACTGGGCAGCTCCGTTGGCAAACTCTTCCAAAGTCATGGTTGGAATCCGCACCAAGTACAAAGCTTTCCCTAATACATTCCTCTTGTTGCGCGGCGTGACCGGCAGCCCTTGCCTTTTGCATTCAGCCTCTGCCCAGTTGAGAACAGCCTCGAAAACTACCACTTCCTTGGTGTTGAGTGCTTCCCGGGTTACAATGATCTCTAGTGTTTGTTGATCTATCTCACAGAAGCCCTCTGACTTCAGTGCCATTTCTGCCTGAGCATCAATCACTTCCCAGCAGCGCTGCGTCAGCTCTGGCTCCTCGAAGAGCCTGCTCTGAGACAGCAGGACACAAGCGTTCTTCGCTTCTAAGCTGGTCTCCAAAAAATTGACGCAAGCCTTTGCTAGGGCCGGCACGATGTACTTCTTGGCAGCATAGAGTGTAGCCAGAACTGTGTCAGCTTCCAGGTCTATTTCATCACTATACATGTATCTAGatgggggggggaggggggtgaaaaaaattagtttctcaggaaaaaaaaaaagtaggccATGAAAATAATCTATATTCGTCTTTGCTGGCAGTGAATCTGACATTCAATATTTGTCAGCACATTAAGTAAACAGCATTAAGTGCATATTGCACAATGTCAATTAGGAGATGTATATTTTATAAGCTACTTTGATTCTGTCCATATAATTAGCAGACTTGTAGTGGCCACTTACTTTAATAGGATTAGAAAGGCTGCAGGTTCCACATCTGGTATATGGATTTCAGATTTGACCTCTGCGAGATCGCCGTAAAACATAGCATAGAAGACAGAGCTACCAACTGCCAAAACatactggaaaataaagagagagaagCCTCAGTAACATGGATCAGGAACAGCTGAGCGTGCAGGCTTTCCTAAAAGCTACATTTAGCGAAAGTTACAAGCTGCAGTGGAAGCAGAACACTGCCTTAGACTGCTCCCTTTAATTGCAGCGTATGTGAATTACTTCTGGGATTAGACAAGAGctataattagaaaaaaaaaaagtggaaccTAGTTGTAAGGCAGGGGGAGAAGGCGACCTGCACAGCAGcattaaaaagccaaaaattatCTGCACAAACCTTATGGGCAGGAACTTTCTTGGATGCCCCTGGCGGGCCCACGATGAAGTGAACGTCAGCCATGAGTTCGTTATTGAACATCAGCGCGTTCCTGCaagcaggggagggggggagaaGCCCCGTTAGCCGCGGGCTGCCCCTCGCCCGGTGCCCCAGCCTCCcgccggcggccccggggctccagcccagccctgcgctCACGCCCGGCCGGGGCGCAGGTGCACAGGGCGGGCGCCTCTCTCTCTCCCGCCCGCCCGGGGAGGGTCCGGCGGGCCTGGCCCTTACCTCTCCCGCAGCGTGGGATGGAAGGATTGCCAGTTGGCGCTCTCCAAGTTGTTGTTGTTGAGGTTTTGGAGctggggcggcgggggcggctgggcgctctgctggagctgcagggcgTTCTTCTTGCTGTTGGCagcggtggcggcggcggcggcgttGCTGTTTGCAATGTTAGTGTTGGTGCTGGCAGGGTAAAGTTCTGCAGCCATCTTCTTCTTCAGGGACAGGGGCACTATCTCATAGCATCCTGGCACCTTGCCGTTTGACCTCACACTCTTTTTGGACTTCTTTAAGGTTTctggaagcagaagaaaaaaagtcaaacacTTCATGATCCTGCCATTGAGGCAACCAGGGGGCAGTGGCATGAGCAAGAGAACTAACAGATCCCAAATGCGAGTCCCACTATCAGGATATTTTGTACGCTTCTAGATGCAGGGTGgcctttggtttttttggagtGTGTGCCCGCTCTTTGGTTACCGGCCCGACGCACCTTTCCGGGGGGAAAGGGGTGATGCTGTGTCGGATCAGTGCCAGCGCTCACCTTGGCTTGTGGGGGGGTCCCAGCCTCCACGGCACTGCCACGACTGCAGCGGGAAGCCCGAGCAGGGCCGgcaggcagctccttccccaaGGAACggggagagaaaaattaaaaaagaaaaaaaaaaggagaaacaaaacaaaaagccaaaatccaGCGACAAAACCCCAGGAATCCGGCAGAGGCGGTGGGTCAGGAGCGAGAGTCAATCCACAAATCCTCCGAGTGCAGCAGCCCGGCGAGGGTGAAGCGCAGCCAGCCGCCCGATCCCCGCTGCCAGTGCTCCGCTCCGTCCTTCCCGGCCCGGCGGGGGCACATCCGCGGcggccgggccgagccgaggCGGCGGCTCCCTGCAGTCCCGCTcccgggcggccccgccgccgctcgcaCCAACTTTGCTCCGGTCTCCGCGGCGGCCACCGCcgttgctgctgctccttcgcGCTCCTCCCGCCCGCGCCAGGGGCGCTGCTGCCCGCGGGGCGCCCCGGCTCCTCCGCGGCGGGCGGGAGGGATGCGGCGCTGCCCTGGGCGCTCCCTTGGCGGTGGGATGCAGCGCTGCGCTGCCGGGCTCGGCGCGGCTCTGCCGGGCCCTGCCTCCGCCTCCCGCACTAAGAGGCAGCGGCCGCGCCGCGCGTCACGGCCGCCCGCGCCAATGGCGAGcgccggggcgcggcggggaaagggccgccccccgcccgcccgtcatccgccccccccccgcgccTACGTGCGCAGCGCCGAGCGCCCGCCGGGAGCGAGCCCCGCGGTACCCCACGATCGGTCCCCCCCGCACCGCCCGGTGTCCCCGCTGCGACCGCAGCGGGACAGGCGCGGAGGGACGCGGGGCAGCGCGGAGGGACCGCGGCGGGGCGGAGGGGGCGGCCCCGAGCGTGCAGCGCCGTTCCCGGGCGGCCCGGGCGGGGGCGCCGCCGCTCCGCGCTGCGCCGGGCGGGGGAGCCGCGCtgccccgcggggccgccgcccggGGCGCGGGGGGCACGGCCGCGGCGGGGCTGCTCCGGACGAGGGACGCTGGTTGGGGTTCCTCCCCTTTCCCCGCAGCcgccctgccctccctgtgcGCGCCGTACCCGCTGTTGCCGTCCCGCCCATCCTCCGGGATCGTTCGGCGAGGACTGTCCCCCTCTCTGTGCCCTTTCCCTGGGGCGACCTGCCGCGGGGATCGGCTCGCTCTTCGCTGCGGGCCCTGCCGCTTTCAGTAGGAAGCACTCTTCAGTAGGAACCCAACTCGAAATTGTTCTTACATCCCCCTTAGTAACTGTGTGGCATCAAAGTTCTTCCAAAGTTCCAAGTCAAAATTGGGAtcaggagagaagggaaagtcTTCAGCAGAACACATGCTCCTTtcttaaaacatgaaataatgCTTTTCTTGTGATCTGCTTCATGGCCCTCAACATCCCCTGAGCGGAGAACCAACAGTTTTGCCCGACTGTAACTTGCTCGCGTGTGGAGGGGTTGCACCCCCAGAAGTCACCCAAAGTCAAAGGGGACCCTCCTGCGGGCAGGGCGCCCTCGGTGCACGCGTGCCGGTGTGGTGCCCCTGGAATGAAGCAATGTGTTTGGGGCTTGCAGCTTCTAACAgctcttatttatttattttcaaatgtttgcATCCATGCAGGACGTGTATATGCTAACGTGGGCTTAGCCTCTGATTTATATATTCACTGTGttacttttttttggtttctttaagGCTTGCTATTTAAAACCCATCCACGTATTCATTTTCTGGCTGTTTGGTAGCTTCAGAATTCAAATTAACGATGTGCAATGTTTTGTCAAATGACCTGTGGGCATGAATGCCAGCACAAATGTCTGAATGGCTACAATGCAAATGTGTAAATGCTCCCGAAATTCAGCTCTGAAACTCAGCTCCAAAGAGAGAGCTGAGAGTTGCTCCTCGCAATCTGGTGAGGTATGTGGTGAATAGAATGGTGGTAATTCTGGTCCAGTTGGTAGTATTATTAAACTGGCCAAAGTT
This portion of the Vidua chalybeata isolate OUT-0048 chromosome 6, bVidCha1 merged haplotype, whole genome shotgun sequence genome encodes:
- the BTBD6 gene encoding BTB/POZ domain-containing protein 6 isoform X2 translates to MAAELYPASTNTNIANSNAAAAATAANSKKNALQLQQSAQPPPPPQLQNLNNNNLESANWQSFHPTLRERNALMFNNELMADVHFIVGPPGASKKVPAHKYVLAVGSSVFYAMFYGDLAEVKSEIHIPDVEPAAFLILLKYMYSDEIDLEADTVLATLYAAKKYIVPALAKACVNFLETSLEAKNACVLLSQSRLFEEPELTQRCWEVIDAQAEMALKSEGFCEIDQQTLEIIVTREALNTKEVVVFEAVLNWAEAECKRQGLPVTPRNKRNVLGKALYLVRIPTMTLEEFANGAAQSDILTLEETHNIFLWYTAANKPKLEFPLTKRKGLVPQRCHRFQSSAYRSNQWRYRGRCDSIQFAVDKRIFIAGLGLYGSSCGKAEYSVKIELKRLGVVLAQNLTKFTSDGSSNTFSVWFEHPVQVEQDTFYNVSAILDGNELSYFGQEGMTEVQCGKVTFQFQCSSDSTNGTGVQGGQIPELIFYA
- the BTBD6 gene encoding BTB/POZ domain-containing protein 6 isoform X1 encodes the protein MPLPPGCLNGRIMKCLTFFLLLPETLKKSKKSVRSNGKVPGCYEIVPLSLKKKMAAELYPASTNTNIANSNAAAAATAANSKKNALQLQQSAQPPPPPQLQNLNNNNLESANWQSFHPTLRERNALMFNNELMADVHFIVGPPGASKKVPAHKYVLAVGSSVFYAMFYGDLAEVKSEIHIPDVEPAAFLILLKYMYSDEIDLEADTVLATLYAAKKYIVPALAKACVNFLETSLEAKNACVLLSQSRLFEEPELTQRCWEVIDAQAEMALKSEGFCEIDQQTLEIIVTREALNTKEVVVFEAVLNWAEAECKRQGLPVTPRNKRNVLGKALYLVRIPTMTLEEFANGAAQSDILTLEETHNIFLWYTAANKPKLEFPLTKRKGLVPQRCHRFQSSAYRSNQWRYRGRCDSIQFAVDKRIFIAGLGLYGSSCGKAEYSVKIELKRLGVVLAQNLTKFTSDGSSNTFSVWFEHPVQVEQDTFYNVSAILDGNELSYFGQEGMTEVQCGKVTFQFQCSSDSTNGTGVQGGQIPELIFYA